The following DNA comes from Enterocloster bolteae.
CCAGCTGAGTTTCCGATGACAGAACGATCAGACGCTGATAGTTATCAGGAGGCCGCAGTTGCAGGGACAGCGCATGGGAAACCAGAAGTTCTTTGCCTTCCGGCAGCCAGATGACCTCATAACATTCTTCACGGGCAAAGAAGGTAAGCGTAACAGGAAACTCGCCTGGAGCATGGTAGGTGACTTCCGGTAAGAAGTCCAAAAGCACATCAAAAGCAGCCTCCATCCCATCAGCACATTCTGTTTCCGGCAGATGAACGACAGAGCTTTCCTGTAAGGAGATCCGGCCCTGTTTTTGCAGCTGTTTTAATATGGAATGAAAAGCTGTCTCAGAAAGCTGAGGGAAGAGCAGCAGCATCTGACGAAACTTCAGGCGGTGGTACAGGGAAAGAAGCCGGATGATTTCTTTGTGTACAGAGCCGGTCTGGTTTGGATAAAGCATAAAAGCCTCCTTTTGCGTAATCATGCGTAATTGTGAGGATTCGTAAGCTGGCAGTATTGACGGTCGAGCAGTAAATACTCAAAGTGTGAGTAATCCTGTGTATTAGACCGCTTCAGACATAA
Coding sequences within:
- a CDS encoding DUF5697 family protein, whose product is MLYPNQTGSVHKEIIRLLSLYHRLKFRQMLLLFPQLSETAFHSILKQLQKQGRISLQESSVVHLPETECADGMEAAFDVLLDFLPEVTYHAPGEFPVTLTFFAREECYEVIWLPEGKELLVSHALSLQLRPPDNYQRLIVLSSETQLELAGRLPDVTAYCLPRNGKIHYYKKGLTYGPNHPEYPA